The DNA sequence AATCGAGGATCGGCCACTCGCGCGCGAGTGCCTCCCGGCGCAGCGCCCGGTCGGGGTTGACGGCGTGGGCGTGGCCCACGGACTCGAGCATCGGCATGTCGGTGAACGAGTCGCTGTAGGCGTAGCACCGCTCCAGGTCGTACCCCTCCGACTCCGCGAGCTCCTTGACCGCCTCCGCCTTCGTCGGCCCGTACGCGTAGTACTCCACCTCGCCCGTGAAGCAGCCGTCGGGCCCGACGACCATCCGGGTGGCCACGACCCGGTCCGCGCCGAGCAGTTCGCCGATCGGCTCGACCACTTCGGCGCCCGAGGTGGAGACGATGACGACGTCCCGTCCGGCGGTGTGGTGCTGCTCGATGAGCGAGGCGGCCTCGTCGTAGATGATCGGGTCGATCAGGTCGTGCAGGGTCTCGGCGACGATCTCCTTGACCTGCTGCACGTTCCACCCGCGGCAGAGCGCGGACAGGTACTCGCGCATGCGCTCCATCTGGTCGTGGTCGGCGCCGCCTGCCAGGAACACGAACTGGGCATATGCGGTGCGCAGTACCGCTCTGCGGTTGATCAGGCCGCCTTGGTAGAACGACTTGCTGAAGGTGAGGGTGCTCGACTTCGCAATGACCGTCTTGTCCAGGTCAAAGAAGGCGGCCGTGCGAGGCAAGGAGTGGTTTTCCACGAGCCTGAGCATAGGCGCCCACCATTCGGCGTAAGCTGAGGCGCGTGGGTTTGCCTGAGAAGGCTCTCGGGTACACCATGGAAGTCACGGATCGTTCGCGACCGTGCTAACCCGGTCTGGCTCCTCCCCCCCCGAGTCGGACCGAGGGGACGACCCCCGCTCTCCCCCCCGGCGGGGGTCGTCGCATGTCCGGGTGGGTTTTCTCCCTCGTTTTCTGATCTCTGATGATCGCCGTGCGCCCTCATGGGCCGCTGAGGCGCCGCTGAGCCCTGCCCAAGATTCATCACTGTGCGTAGTCGTGGCGCTGCGCTGCGGAAGTCGTTCGGGGCCTCACCGGTATGGGTGACGGAGATATTCACAGCCGCCGTCTTCTCCACAGTTATTGACCAAGATCCACACGATTTCCGGGAGCGCAGCACGCTGATTCCGCTCGTGAAGTTCATGGCCGGATTCCAGCGGCCGGTCTTCGCGAGCTCGGACCCGGATGCACACAGGCGCGCATTCGAGGACTTGCAGCGAGAGGGGGCTGGAGATCGTGGCCGAAGTCATTACGGGCGACGCGTCGCCGCCGTCCGACGGGCGGCCCGGCGCACCACTGATCGTCACCGAGGACGCGGACCTGCTGGATGACCTGCTGCGGCTGTGCGCCGCGGCGGGCGCGCGACCCGAGGTGCACCACGGGGTGCCGGAGCGCGGGGGTGGCAGGGACACCTGGACATCGGCCCCGCTCGTCCTGGTCGGGGACGACGCGGTGGACCGGGTCCGCCGAGCCGCGCGGCGGCGCGGAGTAGTACTGGTTGGGCGGGATCAGGACGATTCCGACGTTTGGCGGCGAGCGGTGGAGATCGGCGCGGAGCAGGTCCTCGTCCTGCCGGACGGCGAGCAGTGGCTGGTGGACCGCATCGCGGACGTGGCCGAGGGCGTGGGGCGGCCCGCGCTCACCATCGGCGTCATCGGCGGCCGGGGCGGAGCCGGAGCTTCCACCCTGGCCTGCGCCCTCGCCGTCACGGCGGCGCGCGCCCGGCGCCGCACCATGCTCATCGACGCCGACCCGCTGGGCGGCGGGCTCGACGTCCTGCTCGGCGGGGAGACCGCGGACGGGCTGCGCTGGCCCGCCTTCGCCCAGTCGCGCGGCCGGGTCGGCGGCGGCGCCCTGGAGGAGTCGCTGCCCGAGCTGCACGACCTGCGGGTGCTCAGCTGGGATCGCGGCGACACCGTGGCCGTGGCTCCGCAGGCGATGCGGGCCGTCCTCGCCGCGGCCCGCAGGCGCGGCGGCGTGGTGGTCGTGGATCTGCCGCGCCGCGTGGACGAGACGGTGGGGGAGGCGCTGGCCCAGCTCGACCTGGGCCTCCTGGTGGTGCCGCGCGAGCTGCGCGCGGTGGCAGGGGCGTGCCGCGTCGCGTCGGCCGTGGGCATGGTGCTGCGGGATCTGAGGGTGGTCGCCGCCACCGGCCGGTCCGGGCGCGGCGCGCTCGACGGCGGTGAGGGGCTCGATGCGGGCGAGATCGCGCGCCTCCTCCAGCTGCCGCTCGTCGGCGAGCTGCCCTGGGAGCACGGCCTCACGAAAGGCCTGGACGCCGGGCGGCCACCCGGCGGACTGACACGCGGACCGCTCGCCCGGTTCTGCGCCGCCTTCTGGCAGCAGCTCCCGGTGGACGCCACCGGAGGGCGCGTATGAACGCGGTGGTGGGCGCGCGCATGCTGGACGGCGTACGCCAATGGCTCGCTGCGAACGGCACGGAGCCGACCCCGGCCCGGGTAGCCGAAGCGCTGCGGGCCCAGGCAGGCGTCCTCGGAGATGCCGAAGTCCTGGGGGCGGCCGAGCAGCTGCGCTCCGAGCTCGTGGGCGCGGGCCCGCTGGAGCCCCTGCTCGCGGACCCCTCCGTGACTGATGTGCTGGTGTCCGCGCCGGACCGGGTGTGGGTGGACAGGGGCGGCGGCCTGGAGCTCACGGACGTGGCGTTCCGGGACGCGGCGGCCGTGCGACGGCTCGCCCAGCGCCTCGCGGCGGTCGCGGGCCGGCGCCTGGACGACGCGCGGCCCTGGGTGGACGCCCGCCTTCCGGACGGCACCCGGCTGCATGCCGTGCTGCCCCCGGTCGCCGTCGGCTCGGCGTGCCTGTCGCTGCGGGTCGTGCGGCCGCGGGCCTTCACCCTCGCGGAGCTGACCGCGGCGGGCACGGTGCCGCCCGGCGGCGAGCGCTTCCTGCGCGCCCTGCTCGACGCCCGTCTGTCGTACGTGATCAGCGGCGGCACGGGCAGCGGCAAGACGACGCTCCTGAGCAGCCTCCTCGGTCTGGTCGGCCCGGGGGAGCGGATCGTGCTCGCCGAGGACTCCGCGGAGCTGCGCCCCGAGCACCCGCACGTGGTGCGCCTGGAGACCCGGCAGGCGAATCAGGAGGGCGCGGGCTTCGTCGGTCTCGACGACCTGGTGCGCCAGGCCCTGCGGATGCGTCCCGACCGGCTCGTCGTGGGCGAGGTGCGCGGCGCGGAGGTGGTGCATCTGCTGGCCGCGCTCAACACGGGCCACGAGGGCGGCTGCGGCACTCTGCACGCGAACGCCGCGGCGGACGTCCCGGCCCGTCTGGAGGCCTTGGGCACGGCAGCCGGGCTTGACCGCGCGGCCCTGCACAGCCAGGTGGCGGCCGCGCTCTCGGTGGTCATCCATCTCGCGCGGGACCGGGCCGGGCGGCGGCGCATCGCCGAGGTGCACGTCCTGGAGCGGGACGCCGCGGGCCTGGTGGCGACGGTGCCCGCGCTGCGGTGGGGCGAGCGCGGCTTCGTCCAGGAGCGCGGCTGGCGGCGGCTGGGCGCGCTGCTCGGAAGCCGGGGTGAGACCGCGTGAGCACGGCGATGGCATGGGGCGCGGCACTGTGCGCGGGCGGGTCGGTGTGGCTCCTGGGCGGGCGTGCCCGGGCCCGGGAGCTGAGGCGGGCCCGGCTGGCGCTCGCGGTGCCCGGGGAGGTGGGTCCCGCGCCCGCTTGGCGCCGGGCCGCTGCCGGGGCGCGCGGGCGCCTCGCGGACCGGGTGGGGCCTGAAGTGTGGGTCCTGGTGGGCGGTTTGGCCGTCGCGGTCCTGGGCGAATCAGTGGTGCCGCTCGTCGCGGGGGTGGTCGGTGTGCCCCTGGCCCGGCGGTTGCGCAGAGCCCGGGAGGCCCGCCGGGAGCGGGAGCGGCGGACGGACGCGGTGATCGCCTTGTGCGGGGCGCTCGCGGGTGAGGTGCGCGCGGGACGGCAGCCGGGAGAGGCGCTGCGGACGGCCACGGAGGCCGTGGAAGGCGCTGCGGCGGGCCGGGCGCGTGCGGGGGCTGCGGAGCCCACAGGCACTGGTCGGGCCGTAGGTCGAGGGCTCGGCGGGGAGTGGGCCGGGGTGCTCGCGGCCGCGAGGTTCGGCGGGGATGTGCCGGGGGCGCTGCGGGAGGCCGCGCGGAAGCCCGGCGCGGAGGGGCTCCTGGGGCTCGCGGCCTGCTGGCGGGTCGCCGTCGACCGGGGCGCGGGGCTCGCGACGGGACTTGAGCGTCTGGAGGGCGCCCTGCGGGCCGAGCGGGATCAACGGTCCGATCTCCGCGCCCAGTTGGCGGGTGCCCGATCGACGGCAGTGCTGCTCGCCGGGCTTCCCGCGCTCGGTCTGCTGATGGGCGGCGCGCTCGGCGCTCGGCCGCTGCGGGTGCTGCTGCACACGGGGGCGGGGTTCGGGTGCCTCCTCGTGGGCGGACTTCTGGAGGGCGCGGGCGCCTGGTGGGCGCTGCGGATCATGCGAAAGGCGGAGGGGTGATGAACGGGGCCGAGGTTTTCCACAGGCTGGGGGTGGCGCTGTGGTCGGCGGTGGCGGTGTTGTGGCTGACCCTCGTGGCGACGATGGCCCGACGCGAACGGGCCCTGGGCAGACGCGTGGTGGCGGCCCTGGGCGAGCGCGGACGGCCGGTCCGGTGCTGGCCGTGGCAGCCGCAGTGGCGCGGGCGGTGGCGTGGCGGGCTGTCCGGGCGGCGGGACGCGGTCCGCGTGCGGCTCGCCGCGGCCGGGGCGGTTGCCGCCGGCTGGGCGCTGGTCGGCGGGGTGACGGGACTCCTGGTGGGCGCGGGCCTCGGCTGTGCCGTGCTGCGGATAGGGCGGGGTGGTGCCCCTGAGGCGGAGTTCGACACGGCTGAGGCGGCGCGTCAACTGCCCTTGGCGGCGGACCTGGTGGCGGCGTGCGTGGCCGCCGGGGCCGGGCCGGTCGTGGCGGCCCAGGCCGTCGGGGAGTCGCTGCGGGGGCCGGTCGGCGAGCGGCTCGCGTGGGGCGCGGCACAGGTGCGGCTCGGCGGCGCGCCCGCGGACGCCTGGCGCCAGTTGAGCGCCGTACCGGGCGCCGGGGCGCTGGCCCGCCTCCTGGAGCGGGCGGGTGAGTCCGGGGCGCCCGCGGCCGGTCCGGTGGCCCGCCTCGCGGCGGACTGCCGGGCCGAGAGAGCGCGCGAGGCGACCGCCCGGGCGCGCCGGGCCGCGGTCTCGATGACGGCACCGGTGGGGCTGTGCTTCCTGCCCGCGTTCATCGCGCTCGGGGTGGTGCCGGTGGTCATGGGCCTCGGGGGAGCGCTGCTGAGCGCCCGCTGAGGCGGTGGTGTCGGCCGCACCGGCAGGAAGCGGCTGTGAGCAAAGAGCAGGAATTTCGAATCTCATCTCAACGAGTCGGCATCTCAGACGAGTCGGCATTTCATGGGGGTTGTCATGTGGGGACAGGCGCAGGAACAGGCGCAGGAACAGGGACAGGAGCGAGGCCAGGGAAGCGTCCGTGGCTGCGGGCAGGAGCCGGGGCGCGGGCCGGGCTCGGCGCGGGCCTGGGGGTCACGGCGCTGGACGCGGATGCGCACCGGCACACGGGACGCCGGGATGGCGACGTCCGAGTACGCGATGGGGCTGATCGCAGCCGTGGGTTTCGCCGGGCTGCTCTACAAGGTGGTGACGAGCGGGCCCGTCCGCGCGGGGCTGCAAGCGGTGGTGGAGAGGGCGCTCCATGTGCAGTTCTGAGGCCGGGACGGACGGAGAAGGCACCACGGGCCCGGTCGGTGGCGGGCCCGGGAGGCGGCACGACGACGGGTTCGTGACGGCTGAGGCGGCCGTGGTCCTGCCGACCCTGGTGCTGTTCACGATGGGGCTCCTATGGGTCCTCATGACCGCGTCCGCGCAGATCCAGTGCGTGGACGCGGCCCGGGCCGGGGCCCGTGCGATGGCGCGCCAGGACCCGCAGGGCACGGCCGTGGCGGCGGCCCGGCAGGCGGCGCCGCGCGGGGCGCGGGTCGCCGTGCGCAGGGACGGAGACCTGGTGCGGGTCGAGGTGGTGGCGCCGTCACCGGGACCGCGGCCCTTGGGGCTCGGCGTGCGGCTGCGCGCGGAGGCGGTGGCGCTGGCGGAGGACACGGTGGGCGCGGGCACGGTGGGGGTGGGCACGTGAGTCGGGTCGGACGGCGGGCGGACGGGAGCGTTGCCCCGGCGGGCCGAGGGGGCGTGCGGACGGACCGGGGCGCCGCCACGGTGTGGGTGGTGGTCGTGCTGGCCGTGCTGTGCGTGGTCACCGGTGCCGTCCTGGCGATGGGGCAGGTGATGGTCGCCCGGCACCGGGCGGGCGGTGCCGCCGACCTGGCCGCGCTCGCGGCGGCGGACCACTGGATGGCCGGGCCCGGCGGCGCCTGCGAGCGGGCCGGCCGAGTGGCGCGGGCCCAGGGCACGCGGATCGTGCGGTGCGAGGTCCGGGGCCAGGTGTCGGACGTGACGGCGGCGGCGGAGCTCGGGCCGTTCACGACGGAGGTCAGGTCACGGGCGGGGCCCCCGACGGCCCCGGGGCCCGTGGCGTTCAGAGCACCCGGCGACGGCTTGGTCGACGCGCCTGCGCAGGGCTCAGCTGGCACACCCGGCCATGGACCAGCGGGCGCACCCGGCCGCGGACCAGCTGACGCACCCGGCTACGGCCCAAACGACGTCCCCGGCCACGGCCCAGCCCACGGCCCAGCCCACGGCCCAGTCGGCGGGCCTGGCCACGGCCCGGTCGACGCATCCGCGCACCGCTCAGTCCGTGGCCGCGGGCGCGTCCTTCAGGAGGGTGGTGAGCAGGCGGACCGCGCCGCGCTTGTGCAGGGGGTCGTTGCCGTTGCCGCACTTGGGGGACTGGATGCACGACGGGCACCCGGCCTCGCACTCGCAGGAGGCGATGGCCTCGCGGGTGGCGGTGAGCCAGGCGCGGGCGGTGTGGAAGGCGCGCTCGGCGAACCCGGCGCCACCGGGATGGCCGTCGTAGACGAAGACCGTCGGGAGGAGCGTGTCCGGGTGCAGCGGCACGGAGACGCCGCCGATGTCCCAGCGGTCGCAGGTGGCGAACAGCGGCAGCATGCCGATGGAGGCGTGCTCGGCGGCGTGCAGGGCGCCGCCGAGGATCTCCGGGTTGATGCGGGCCGCGTCGAGCTGGTCCTCGGTGACCGTCCACCACACGGCGCGGGTGCGCAGGGTGCGCGGCGGCAGGTCCAGCTTGGTCTCGCCGAGCACCTCGCCCGTGATGAGCTTGCGGCGCAGGAAGGAGACGACCTGGTTGGTGACTTCGACGGATCCGTAGCAGAGGCGGCCGGGGCCCCAGGGGATCTCGGTGTCGGTGTCGAGGACGGAGATGGCGGTGGTGTCGCGGGCGGTCGTCGAGTAGGGCGGGACGGCTTCCTCGACGAGTGCGACGGAGTCCTCCAGGTCCAGGTGGCGCACGAGATACGTACGGCCCTGGTGGAGGTGGACCGCGCCCTCGTGGACGGTCGTGTGCGCGGCGGAGGCGTCGACGGTGCCGAGCAGCCGCCCCGTGCCCTCCTCGACGACCTGGACGGGGCGGCCGCCCCCGCCGCGGATGTCCGTGAGGTCGGCGGCGCGCTCGCGGCGGGTCCAGTGCCAGGCCTTCGTGCGGCGGCGCAGCAGCTTCGCGGCCTCCAGCTGCGGCAGCAGCTCCTCGGCGGCCGGTCCGAAGAGCGGGAAGTCCTCCTCGGTGAGGGGAAGTTCCGCCGCGGCGGCACAGAGGTGGGGCGCGAGGACGTACGGATTGTCGGGGTCGAGGACGGTCGACTCGACGGGCTGGTGGAACAACGCGTCGGGATGGTGGACGAGATACGTGTCCAGAGGATCGTCACGGGCCACGAGCACCGCCAGGGAGCCCTGCCCGGAGCGTCCGGCGCGGCCCGCCTGCTGCCACAGCGAGGCCCGGGTCCCGGGATAGCCCGCGATGAGGACGGCGTCCAGGCCGGACACGTCCACGCCGAGTTCGAGGGCGGTGGTGGCGGCGAGGCCGAGGAGTTCGCCGGAGTGCAGGGCCTGTTCCAGGGCGCGGCGCTCCTCGGGGAGATAGCCGCCCCGGTAGGCGGCGACACGGCGGGCCAGGGAGCGGTCGACCTCGCTGAGGCGTTCCTGGGCGATCACGGAGATCAGCTCGGCGCCGCGCCGGGAGCGGACGAAGGCGACGGAGCGGACGCCCTGGACGGTCAGGTCGGTGAGCAGGTCGGCCGTCTCGGCGGTGGCGGTGCGGCGCACCGGGGCGCCCTTCTCGCCGTGGAGTTCGGTGAGCGGCGGCTCCCAGAGGGCGAAGACGACCTCGCCGCGGGGCGAGCCGTCGTCGGCGACCTCGGTGACGGGCAGGCCGGTCAGGCGCCGCGCGGCCACGGCGGGTTCCGCGGCCGTGGCGGAGGCGAGGAGGAAGACGGGCGCGGAGCCGTAGCGGGCGCACAAGCGGCGCAGACGGCGCAGGACTTGGGCGACGTGCGAGCCGAAGACGCCGCGGTAGGTGTGGCACTCGTCGATGACGACGTAGCGCAGGGACCGCAGGAAGGAGGACCAGCGGGGGTGGGACGGGAGGATGCCGCGGTGCAGCATGTCGGGGTTGGTCAGGACGTAGTTGGCGTACTGGCGCACCCACTCGCGTTCCTCGACGGGGGTGTCGCCGTCGTACACGGCGGCCCTGACGGCGGTGCCGAGCGGTGCGGCCAGGGCGCGCACGGCACGGCGCTGGTCGGCCGCGAGGGCCTTGGTGGGGGCCAGGTACAGGGCGGTGGTGCCGCGCCCGTTCGCGGCCTCGGAGCCGTCCAGGAGGGCGGAGAGCACCGGTGTGAGATATGCCAATGACTTGCCGGAGGCGGTGCCGGTGGCGACGACGACGGATTCGCCGTCGAGGGCGTGTTCGGCGGCCCGTGCCTGGTGGGCCCAGGGATGCTCGATTCCGGCCTTCCGGACGGCGGCGACGACCTCGGAGCGGATGCGATCGGGCCAGACGGCATACCGGGCCGCCCTCGGGGGCAGGTGCTCCGTATGAGTGACGCGCGCAGCCCGGCTCGGCCCCGTGGTCAGTCGGTCCAGGACCGACTGCGGGGAGACGTGGGCCGGGGGGTCCGCCGAGGGTCTTCCGGAAGGGGAAAAGTTGGCCATCGGCATCGAGTGTGTCACTGGCGGGATGGACAATGGTCCGAAGGCGTCGTGCGCGCCTGCCCGTAAGTGATTGAATGCCATCGCGGCTGGCGATCCGTCCCGGGGGCGTGGGCCGAGGTGTCCCGAGGGGCGACCGCTCGATAGCAAGGTGCTGGAGGATCCGTGGACCTGTCTCTGTCGACCCGTACCGTCGGCGATCGTACGGTCGTCGAGGTCGGTGGCGAAATCGATGTTTATACCGCGCCCAAGCTGCGCGAGCAGTTGGTCGAGTTGGTGAACGACGGCAGTTTCCATCTGGTCGTCGACATGGAGCGAGTGGACTTCCTCGACTCCACCGGACTCGGCGTGCTGGTCGGCGGCCTGAAGCGGGTGCGTGCCCACGAGGGCTCGCTCCGCCTGGTGTGCAACCAGGAGCGCATTCTCAAGATCTTCCGCATCACCGGCCTGACCAAGGTGTTCCCGATCCACACCTCGGTCGACGAAGCGGTCGCGGCCACCGACTGAGCCGGACGCCCCGGCAGGTCCGGGGTTCCGGGCTCCGTCCCGGAGTGGCAGTACGGCGGAGGGCCGGGCCGTCGGCCCGGCCCTTCGACAGCACGCGTGTATGTCCGAGGGGGATGCATGGCCACCGTTGAACTCCGCTTCAGCGCGCTGCCCGAGCACGTCAGGACCGCCCGACTGGTGGCGGCCGCGGTGGCGCGACGGGCCGGAGTGGACGAGGCCGTCCTCGATGAGGTCAGGCTCGCGGTCGGCGAGGCCTGCACCCGCGCCGTGGGGCTGCACCAGGCTGCCGGGATCACCGCGCCCGTGCGCGTCGCGCTGGTCGAGGAGGAGAAGCAGTTCTCCATCGAGGTCGGTGACGAGGCGCCGCGCGTCGTGCCCGCGGCCGCGCCGGGCGGCCGGCCCGGCGCGGAGGATCCGGAGGCCGAGGGCGAGGACGAGATGGGGCTCGCGGTGATCAGCGGCCTCGTCGACGACGTGGAGGTCACGGCGGACGAGGCCGGTGGCCTGATCCGCATGACCTGGCCCACGACGCCCTAGCGACCCGGCCCCCGCGCAGCACCGTCGGCGACGCCACCCCCAGACACCCCAGAGGCCTCCTGGACACCCCAGCGGGGCCTCCTGGCATGAACTGCCGCCCCCAGTGCCTCCAGCGGCTCCCGACCGGCTCCTGCCCGGCCCCCAAGCGGCTCCTGTCCGGCTCCCGACCGGCCCCCCAAGCGGCTCCCGATCGGCCTGCGACCCGCCTCCGACCGGTTCTCAACCCGTCCCCACCGCCTCCCGCTCCCGCGTTACATAAATCTGTTCGCCGTATGCGTGCGCGCAGTTTCTGTTTGTGTGACAAGTGGGGAAATTGGTGAGCGGGAGAACGGTGATCAATGGAGGTGACAGCGGGGAGGGCGGTCTCGGCGGCGGCGTCAATGGTTTTGGGGCATTACCGCTTTCGGGGTCAATCGGCGGGCGCGATCTTTTGAAGATACGCACCTGCGCGCCAATTCTGTTTGCGGCGCACTGTTTTGATCAGGTCAGGCTCCCTACAATCCGTCCACATCTTGAGCTCAGCCCAAGCGTCAAGGAGGACGAATGGCGGGGCTTTCTACCCCTCATCAGCTCGACCACCCCTCAATCCTCGCGGGTCCGGTACTGACCGACGACAACCGGCTCATCGTGATGGTCATCGCGGCCGTCGCGATCGCCGCCCTGGCGGTCGCCTGGGTGCTCGTCCGTCAAGTGCTCGCGGCCGACGAGGGCACCGACAGCATGAAGAAGATCGCGGCGGCGGTGCAGGAAGGCGCGAATGCCTATCTGTGGCGGCAGTTGCGGACCCTCGGCGTTTTCGCCGTCGTGGTGTTCTTCCTGCTCATGCTGCTGCCCGCGGACGACTGGAATCAGCGCATCGGCCGGTCGGTGTTCTTCCTGATCGGAGCTGCCTTCTCGGCGACCACCGGCTATATCGGTATGTGGCTCGCCGTGCGCAGCAATGTGCGCGTGGCCGCCGCGGCCCGGGAAGCGACACCGGCGGAAGGCGAGCCGGAAAAGGATCTCACCGCCGTCTCGCACAAAGCGATGAAGATCGCTTTCCGTACGGGCGGCGTCGTCGGCATGTTCACAGTGGGGCTCGGTCTGCTCGGTGCCTCCTGTGTCGTGCTCGTGTACGCGGCCGACGCACCGAAGGTGCTCGAAGGCTTCGGCCTCGGAGCCGCGCTGATCGCGATGTTCATGCGTGTCGGAGGCGGCATCTTCACCAAGGCCGCCGACGTCGGCGCCGACCTGGTCGGCAAGGTCGAACAGGGCATTCCGGAGGACGATCCGCGCAATGCCGCGACCATCGCCGACAACGTGGGCGACAACGTCGGCGACTGCGCAGGGATGGCCGCCGACCTCTTCGAGTCGTACGCCGTCACGCTCGTCGCCGCGCTGATCCTCGGCAAGGCCGCGTTCGGTGACGCCGGGCTCGCCTTCCCGCTGATCGTGCCCGCGATCGGCGTGATCACCGCGATGATCGGCATCTTCGCGGTGGCGCCACGGCGCTCCGACCGCAGCGGCATGACCGCCATCAACCGCGGCTTCTTCATCTCGGCGTTCATCTCGCTCGCGCTCGTCGCGGTGGCCGTCTTCGTCTACCTCCCGTCGTCGTACGCGGACTTGGACGGGGTCGAGGACGCGGCGATCCTGGCCAAGAGCGGCGACCCGCGGATCCTCGCGGTCGTGGCGGTCGCCATCGGCATCGTCCTGGCCGCGCTGATCCAGCAGCTCACCGGCTACTTCACCGAGACCACCCGGCGGCCGGTCAAGGACATCGGCAAGACCTCGCTCACGGGCCCGGCCACCGTCATCCTCGCGGGCATCTCCGTGGGCCTGGAATCAGCCGTCTACACGGCGCTGTTGATCGGCCTCGGCGTGTACGGGGCGTTCCTGCTCGGCGGTGCGTCGATCATGCTCGCCCTGTTCGCGGTGGCGCTGGCCGGGACCGGCCTGCTCACCACGGTCGGCGTCATCGTCGCCATGGACACCTTCGGACCGGTCTCCGACAACGCGCAGGGCATCGCCGAGATGTCCGGCGACGTCCAGGGCGCGGGCGCGCAGGTGCTCACCGACCTGGACGCCGTGGGCAACACCACCAAGGCCATCACCAAGGGCATCGCCATCGCCACGGCCGTCCTGGCGGCCTCGGCGCTGTTCGGCTCGTACCGGGACGCGATCGCCGAAGCGGCCGACGACGTCGGCCAGAAACTCGGCGACGGTGCGCCGATGAACCTGGTGATGGACATCTCACAGCCGAACAACCTGGTGGGCCTGATCCTCGGCGCCGCGGTCGTGTTCCTCTTCTCGGGGCTCGCGATCAACGCGGTGTCGCGGTCGGCGGGGGCCGTGGTGTACGAGGTGCGGCGGCAGTTCCGCGAGCGCCCCGGGATCATGGACTACACGGAGCAGCCCGAGTACGGGCGCGTCGTCGACATCTGCACCAAGGACGCGCTGCGCGAGCTGGC is a window from the Streptomyces spectabilis genome containing:
- a CDS encoding sodium-translocating pyrophosphatase — protein: MAGLSTPHQLDHPSILAGPVLTDDNRLIVMVIAAVAIAALAVAWVLVRQVLAADEGTDSMKKIAAAVQEGANAYLWRQLRTLGVFAVVVFFLLMLLPADDWNQRIGRSVFFLIGAAFSATTGYIGMWLAVRSNVRVAAAAREATPAEGEPEKDLTAVSHKAMKIAFRTGGVVGMFTVGLGLLGASCVVLVYAADAPKVLEGFGLGAALIAMFMRVGGGIFTKAADVGADLVGKVEQGIPEDDPRNAATIADNVGDNVGDCAGMAADLFESYAVTLVAALILGKAAFGDAGLAFPLIVPAIGVITAMIGIFAVAPRRSDRSGMTAINRGFFISAFISLALVAVAVFVYLPSSYADLDGVEDAAILAKSGDPRILAVVAVAIGIVLAALIQQLTGYFTETTRRPVKDIGKTSLTGPATVILAGISVGLESAVYTALLIGLGVYGAFLLGGASIMLALFAVALAGTGLLTTVGVIVAMDTFGPVSDNAQGIAEMSGDVQGAGAQVLTDLDAVGNTTKAITKGIAIATAVLAASALFGSYRDAIAEAADDVGQKLGDGAPMNLVMDISQPNNLVGLILGAAVVFLFSGLAINAVSRSAGAVVYEVRRQFRERPGIMDYTEQPEYGRVVDICTKDALRELATPGLIAVLTPIAVGFTFGVGALGSFLAGAIGTGTLMAVFLANSGGAWDNAKKLVEDGHHGGKGSEAHAATVIGDTVGDPFKDTAGPAINPLLKVMNLVALLIAPAVVKFSYGEDKSVAMRVLIAALSIAVIVGAVYVSKRRGIAVGDEENPGKVASSADPAIVS